The Panicum virgatum strain AP13 chromosome 3N, P.virgatum_v5, whole genome shotgun sequence genome includes the window CCCACCTGCACCCTCTTGTTGAGGAGCAGCATCTGCTTCAGCTGGCTGTCCAGCATCATTATCAGAAGGTACATTTGTTCCATCTTCAGCATCTTCAAACTCAGAGAGATCAACTTCACTTGACTCAACGCTACACAAAATCAGTAAGCTTCAGCACCAGCAACATCACTATCCACATACCAATTTCATTAAAAAAAGGCCAATAACTCAACAAACTCACCTGATGATGGATGTCTTAAGCAATTTAACTGCCAGTCGGACATGAGCTGGGAGAACCTAAAATATTTCAATACCAAATTAAGTTATTCACACAATCATGGAAATGGACAAAACACTGTAAGGAGCATGTCGACCAAATATAAGTTTATCACACTGTCAATGATCGTGCAAATTATTACATTTTATTCCATCAGAGCAAATAGAGCAGTGGTAAAACAAAACATGACCCAGAAAGTGCAAGTGAATTATTATACTTACAGTTCTTTCTAAGTGGCTTCGAGCAATAGCTTCTGATAGCCTAATCAATGCTTCTAATTGCCTTACTGTCATCCTGTAAGCAACCCTGGTTCCAGGAGTACTGTCACCTCTACGAAGGGTAACATATGAGTCCACCAAAACCTTCTTTGCTTCTGAACTCAGCTGTAATGAAATAAACAGATAACTGTAAGGTGACAAGAAGTTAAAGTCCATTTTCTGAGAGCACTAACGAGGCAAACCTGAGGTTTCAAAGACTTCGCAAATGCAATATATCGCTTCAGTTCCGCAGTGCTAAATGCAGGGGCCAGTGCTTCTTCACGTTTCTGATGGACTCTTACAATGTGATGAGCAATGTGGTAGTCTGTGGTTTCATCAGGTTCATCAATCATGATGTACACCAGATCAAATCTTGAAAGAATAGCTGGGGGCAATGCCACATTGTACTGTAAGAGATTGCAACAAATGAAAAGAATTAGATTTTAATAACTTCTATAGTTTTCACTCATAATGTGTTATGCTCAGATATGCATGTAAAAAGTTTGAAAGAGAACGAGATGAAATATAAATTGTGCTCTTAATGTACCTTAAGTGGTTTAGACTTGTCATAACGCCCTCCTGTCGGATTTGCTGCAGCTAAAATTGAAGTTCGTGCATTCAAGGTGGCCTGTATTCCTGCTTTTGTTATGCTAATGGTTTGCTGTTCCATTGCTTCATGAATAGCAACCTAAAATGAATGTATGGAGCAGGAACTGCTTAAAGCTTCAGCAAGGAAAAGAAAGGGAAACACAACAGCAGGTATTGGTAAACCTACCTGATCCTTAATGTCCATCTTATCAAATTCATCTATGCAGCAAATGCCATTATCAGCTAACATCAGAGCACCTGCCTGCAAGAAATAACAGGTGAACATCAAATAATACATATCAGAATCAGGAAGAGAAACAACAATTTAAAGTGCACACTGTAGCTCCTACCAGAAAAAGTGCTCAATTAAGCATTTATTACATAAAGCTCATTGTTCAGTTGTTTTAATGAAGCCAATTGCCTTGAGCAGACTGTTGCCACGAAAGGCTTATGTGGATGCATTTCAATTTTCAATGGTTTCCAGTGGTTATTTATTACCATCCTTACTAGAATTAGGCAAAACAGCATATGAAAACTTCTCAACGTCCATTGTGCATTTAACAATATTTGTAATGAGAAAAAATGAACAATTTCTTAAATTTAGTAGTACCTCGATACAAAATTCACCAGTCTCTGGTTCTTTAGCAACAGTTGCTGTCAGACCAGCAGCAGAAGATGACTTCCCTGATGTGTAAACAGATCTTGGAACAATACCAGCGGTATATCTGGCATTGGATTGAAACCACACTTTAATTTTATGATTGATGGAGTGAACTCACTAAATAATCAGATAGGTCTAGTTcgataaaaatgaaaacaacTAGAACATAGAATACTTAAGATTTCAACATAAATATTACATATTAGCATTTACTGGGACTTTTTTAAGGACTAAAAAACCAACATATATTCATTAGCACAAATCCATGAGTAAGTTGAAAAGTAACATGCTTTGCCACTCCTTGCCACCACAAATCCATGCTTATCATTTATGAAAAATGTGTTAAGCACtaagtttagggtttagggtttataAAAAGTTCATCTAGCCTCAGAAAACATCATCAAAGAAATGGCAACAGCACAGGATAGCAATACTTACTTCAGGAACTGAGACTTTGCACAGCTTGGGTCACCAACAATACAGACATTGATGTCACCTCTAAGGTTGATCCCTTCATGTGTTATCTTGTGAACACCACCCAAAAGCATAAGGAGGACCGCCCTCTTAATTTCTTGATGACCAAAGACAGTAGGACATATGCTATCAACTATCTTATTAAAGAAGTCAGGAGTGTTCCTCATCCTAACAAcctcatcttcctcttcttcctggtaaagagagatggtttcaaattttcAATCATAAGGCAAATAAGAGCTCGCATTAAAGTCAGGACAATTTCTGCGATTTTTGTTTTCAAGAAGGACAACCCTTCTATTTCCTCCAAGGAAGAGAGCAGTAATTTTTATATTGCAAATTTAACTTACAGTGAACTTCTGTCTTTCACTGTCATCGCCATCTGTGTCCCGGTCTCTGATGTCCACTTCTCTCCTGCCATCCGCCACCTAACAACATTTACAATAAAAATATAATGTTATGACAAAAAATACGAAATTACACTTATCAGATGGAACTCTTTGCTCAGAAGAGTTCATACCTGCACTGAATTTGCCACAAAAGCAAGGCGATAAGAGAGATCCCTGACTCCAAGTGACTTCAAGCCCTTTACACCTTCTTGAACACCTCCATTTTTTCGCTGAGGAGCTTCCCGGCGACACTCTGCTCTTTCACCAGGTGAAGTTAGTGCCAATACATCTGGAACCGCAACAACAGTTCCAGTAAATATAACCCTGAAATGTAAAAAAACAGAAAATTCAATTAAATGAAGTCATTCGGAATAATAAAGTAACTCAACAGAACAAAGCTTCCTTACGTGTCCCCAGCTCTAGCCTTCTCAACAATCTCATGTCGCAAGATGACATCCAGGGAGCGAGGAAGCGAACCAGCAGGTATCTCTTTTGATGTCTCCTGCATTCTCACCCTCTGCCAATCTGTAAATTTGCTCTCCTGGCGTAGAAGTGCCCATTTTGATCGGTTCTGGCATGTCGCATTGACGCATATTATCGGCTGTAAAGAAGGTACAAGAACTCATCATTAGACACATTGCATTGGAGAAAGGACAAAGGGGGATATGGTGTTCAGAGGTACAACCTCAGTGTACTTGAACTGCtgctccacattcttcacaacATTTCCACAGTCGAGGCACTTGAAGGTGCCTTGCAATAGTTCAGGCCGCACCTCACTCGTCCGTGTCACAACACCCATGACTGATGTAAGTTTACCAATTTCCGCTGTCCCAAGCTCTCTCAACCTGCAATAACAGTTATTTCAATCAGGCTTTGGCCAAATATCTTACAATTTAGCACATGAATAGTCAATGAGAGTATTGCAGAAGTACTTATGTTAAATGTATGTCCACAGATGCAGATGAAAGTAAAAGCAATTGATAACCCCGAACTTTCCCTTTAATTCACTCGTGTAAAGTATAACAGTGGCACTTATAAATATTTTAGTGAACAAATACATGTCAATAATGCATTAACCATACTGAAACACAGGACAATAGCATGCTTTTGTTTTCATTTCAAAAAGAAAGAACTTGCTTCATGGATAAAACATCTCGTGGCACAGCAGGCACTACCTTTTCAGCATTGGGATGTTGTAGAAGGCAATATTTATATCCTTGTTCGGACTATCATCAGAGATGATTGGCGCCCGATTCTCACTGGCCCGGTGCTCCAACACAAACCTCTTGCACGCATTCCTTAAGTATGGTTCAAACCTGATACAATAGATGAGGCCATTAGAGCAAAGTTTTGAAAGGTTACAGACAGCACAGATTACTGTACACTGGACTTTAGAACAAAATTTAACAAATTAGTGTGATGGATGATACCCAGAAACTAAAACAATCGATATTAGATACATGGAATGTTACTGAAAGCTGACAACAGTTTAGTACCTCTTCCTCCAAAATTCCAATCAAAATATGTTGACAGTCCtgacttttatatttttttagggGCATCCTAAACCTGTCCTGGCATTAATCTAACTGAGAAATCCCAGAAGGCTCATCTAATCCCTCCCAGCCCAGCATGGAGTCCACTCAAAACATAAATCCGGACCAATTTCACTCCGAAAGACGAGTAACCTAACCAAAGCTGTGGCCTTTTCTTTCCCAGATCCCAAACCTACAAGACCACACCAAAATTGAGAAGAAACTCCAATCCCACCTGAGATACTCCTCGGCGATGGCCTTCTGGAGAATGTCGTTGAAGCGCAGGACGTGCGCGAAATCGACGTACATGGTGGTGGACTCCCGCGACCGCATCGCCTCCATCTCCATCTCGTAGAACGGCTCCGGCGCGCCCTCCGGCTCCTTAAACCTGCAGATTCCCCAACGCGTCAGTCAGACGGGCGGGATGGCCCCCCTAAGAGAAGCCCTAGAAATGGCTGcgacgcaggcggcggcggcggcggaactcacCGCTTGAGGAACTCGAGGAAGATGTTCTCCACCCGCGCCGCCTTTTCGTCCACGAAGAACCCGCCGAACGCCTCcatcgccgacggcggcgccttCCGTAAGCTTCCGGATCTGGACTGGGACTTCCGGTCGGGCGATTGGCTCTCGCGTCTCGGCGTGTGGGCGCGCTGGTGAGGGTTTTGGGtctggggaagaagaaggggtacGCCGCCAGGCGCGGGTGGGGGTGGTCTTGGcgggaaggaggcggcggcttgGCGCCAAATCTCGCGCCAAAAGGGAGCTCGCAGCGGGTGGGCCGCGTGCACCGGGTCCGTGGACCGAAGACGGTTGCTGCAGTCTCTGCTGACAAGCATGGAGAGAAGCGATGTTCCTGGGCCGAACCCGCTGGTGTGGTGGTGGGCTAGgggcggttttttatttttatattttttatttccgttttttacaaaaatatattttcgatttggaaatttacagaaatatatccCGGCCGACCCGCTGCCgagcggccgggacctggccgcccggctgccgggcggcaggggcttatctacaaaaaaagaggaaaaaaattgCGGACAGATCCCTGGGAACCGGCCGCCCAGCtggggggcggccggccccccaccACTATATAAGGGTGttggctgctcctccccctcatttgccttgctaaaaatccagaaaaaagaaaagagagggagggagggagagaaggggtgagggagaggcaaagcggcgaagccctgtcggattttcaggccggcgactttaggtaactaaaattttccacattttataaatagattatgttgtaattatttttttgaaacagtagatcACCAATCaattcaattattgttaggagtgattagtggtacatttaggtgcatttacttatagtgattagcATTGTTATAGTACATtaagtgtt containing:
- the LOC120663898 gene encoding DNA replication licensing factor MCM6-like → MEAFGGFFVDEKAARVENIFLEFLKRFKEPEGAPEPFYEMEMEAMRSRESTTMYVDFAHVLRFNDILQKAIAEEYLRFEPYLRNACKRFVLEHRASENRAPIISDDSPNKDINIAFYNIPMLKRLRELGTAEIGKLTSVMGVVTRTSEVRPELLQGTFKCLDCGNVVKNVEQQFKYTEPIICVNATCQNRSKWALLRQESKFTDWQRVRMQETSKEIPAGSLPRSLDVILRHEIVEKARAGDTVIFTGTVVAVPDVLALTSPGERAECRREAPQRKNGGVQEGVKGLKSLGVRDLSYRLAFVANSVQVADGRREVDIRDRDTDGDDSERQKFTEEEEDEVVRMRNTPDFFNKIVDSICPTVFGHQEIKRAVLLMLLGGVHKITHEGINLRGDINVCIVGDPSCAKSQFLKYTAGIVPRSVYTSGKSSSAAGLTATVAKEPETGEFCIEAGALMLADNGICCIDEFDKMDIKDQVAIHEAMEQQTISITKAGIQATLNARTSILAAANPTGGRYDKSKPLKYNVALPPAILSRFDLVYIMIDEPDETTDYHIAHHIVRVHQKREEALAPAFSTAELKRYIAFAKSLKPQLSSEAKKVLVDSYVTLRRGDSTPGTRVAYRMTVRQLEALIRLSEAIARSHLERTVLPAHVRLAVKLLKTSIISVESSEVDLSEFEDAEDGTNVPSDNDAGQPAEADAAPQQEGAENDQAADNGKKKLVITEEYFQRITQALVMRLRQHEESIMKDGDGLAGMKQGDLIIWYVEQQNAKGAYSSTAEVKEEVKCIKAIIERLIQREGHLIVIDEGTAAAAEDGAGARRTSESRILAVNPNYVID